CGAACACTTTGAAGAATTAAACAGGCCCTGAATTCGATGATCTTAAGAAATCAAaggaagttaaaaaaaaaaaagaaccggAGTAGAGAAGAGAAACAGGAAAAATGAAATGCCGAGTGAATGTGGAATGACGCGTATATATTTATAGATACGGGTTGCGTAACTCTAAAGCTGGATATAGTAATATATATCGGTCAAACAAAGTCAAATATCTAACGGTATAATTTTATACAGTtgtcttttcttttttcttttttttttttttttgttgttgcgaaaaaaCGAAAAACTTTTAACAAATTTTTTCTAAGAAAGAAAGAAATTGAAACAAGGTACAAGAATCGAACACGGACAAGGCTCGAAAACAAATACAATTGTCttactatattaataatattaatattaatattaattttaattttaattactatttaactatacacatacatatacatattaggtattaaatatgtattaatatatcttaaatataatttatattatgtaatgtaaagttaatactataataattaaatataataataattataaaggttTGACTATCTTATATTTTAAGAGCACAAAAATAAAACAATAAATGCACTAGAAATTTTTGCTTATAAAATCATAACTCTTTAGTTATCTATCTTTTTTGGACATCGATTGAGATCACCCGAGAggaactaaaccacccgttgcgatcatctcccgtttcgactatgccgatgcagctatAATAACTCCGCCCACATCGCTGTCTAGGAGGAAACCTTGAGTAGCTCAAGATGATATAAGCAATGGCGAAGCCAATGCTTGTATTGTAGGGTCATGTGAGTCAGTTAACCTTGGTCAATATTTAATGCATCATGTGTTTTATTGTTTAGTTGGATTGAACTGTATACACATAGCATatgtccattttatatatataatcactATATCACTATTCACTATATGTGTTTCTATTAGTCAATAAATTATTGTGAAACTCCCCTTAATTACCATTAGATTAAAAAATTACATAACAATACCTCTTAATCTAACGACCAttaatcatcatctaaaattattAAGTAATAAATCCACCTCCTCAATTGTAAATTGTAAATTGTCAATACCACCCTCCAATTAAAAAAACACCGGATACATTCATTCAGATTACCTGTTTACgcaagccaaaaaaaaaaaaaacctagaaTACTTTCTCCCAAAATCACGACACTGACAAAAACCACCCTACCATCCCTGATTATTTTATAGCTTAATTTTATAGCTTAAATTCATAGttggatgtagaacgaagattcatTGGATTTCTCATCTGAATCAAAGCTATATAACGGAATTTTGCTGATGACAATCAATATTTGCTACAGGCTTTTGATTTTGATTGATCGATTTGGGAAGGTATACAATGGATTTCCTTGAATCAATCCACGTAAGTTATATGTTTTATCATCTTCGATTTTTTTCAATGAATCCAGTGATTTGCTTACAATTTTAGTTGTTTGTTTTATCAGAAAGCAAGGTCCCTATTGTGAATAACATTTTCAAGGTACGTTTCAATATTGATGATTTCATTTAGGGTTTTTGAAAGCCATTTGCGTTTTGAAATCCCTTTGCGTTTGCCATTGATTAACCAAGCGAATTCAACATTTGCAATTCGAATTTTTATTAGTTTGGCGTTTGTTGTTCCGTTGTTTACGTGTTGTCGATTGCTTCATCGATTCTCATTGCTTCGTGTTATACAGTTGTAAGTATTTGAATTGATGAATTTTCATTTTTTCTCTTTTTATGCTTAGCAGAGATTTTTGATTTCACAGATGATGTTATTTAGATGTTATCCGTTCCGATTATATGTTATTTGGATTATAATCTGTTAATTTTCTTGGGTATTATTTGATTGATTCATGCATGTTATAATCGGTGTATCACCAGTTTACTGTGATATAGGTGACTGCAAACAGATATGTGTTCACTGTGGTGCAACGTTTTGGTACGAAGAACGTTTAAGATCAACCAAAAAATCATGATCAGGTGTATGCCCGAGCATAAAGTTTTCCAGATCACTATTTTCAGTTTGCTTTCTAAAATCAGGTGTATGCTCGAGCAGAAAACAAGACTTCCATACTCACATAGTCACAGGTACCGCACACAAAAATGTTATAAACTTTTAAAAAATCGTATTTATTAATATTGGCTTCTTTATCGTGACAGGCTATATAGGATGCGTCCAGAATTTCGGGAACTTGAAGAGTTTCGGTGATTCAAAAATTAACCGAATTATCGAGATTATCAACCTGAAGTAAGTGTCAATTTGTCGTTATATACTAATAACCATTAATACTATTCAGATACCAGGAGGAGCTTCAAAATACATGTTCATGAAGTTTAGTATTTAAGAACTTTATATATAGCTTCATCATACATGTGTATTTTATATACTGCACATTCATACACAATTAACAACTTGCAGTAATCACCGTTTTGGATTCATATTGTGGAATGAAAGCACTTTGACATAGCAGTTAGCTCCTGCTGCTTCAACATCTACACAACTATCGGTACACATCAGTTGAAGGCAAACTTCAGTTAAAGGCGACACCAGCTGCGCACTACTACTTTAGCCCGAACATTGATTTGCACCATCAAtcaattaatgtataagtataaaaACAGCAACATAACAAACAAGTACAAATATAATATCGAAACTAACTGATTTCTTTGATAGATTTAACAGCTGATTCCAGATCTTCCATTTGGGAAAATAACAGATCTATCTTCACATCATGGGAATCAATTTGTGCTTCTAAGTGAGTGATGATGGAGGCTTGATCTTGATTCACCATTGTTGGAGGTTTGGGGTAAGAGGCAATGGAACCAATTGATAAGAACTCAAAAGTACAGCAGCAGATCTAATTGAAAATGATTGAATTATAGCAACAACAGATCTAAATGAAGATTAATACTGAAGAACTGTAAATAGgaaatagatgatgattttatTGAATGATAATTGAATTCATGAAAAGTAAATCAGAAGGATGATAATCCTCTGCCAAATCAGAGAAGATGCTCAAAGCAAACTTCCTGCCCAAGCTCACAGATCCGATTACAAAACACACACATAAAACTCTCAATAAAGAACCCTAAATGCCTAACTCTGGTATATAAAGACTTCCATTGGGCTTGGTCTTTCTATATCATTATTGGGCTTGGGCTTGTCATGTTCTCTATCAGATCTCGCATAACATTTTGCAGTTCTTCCCGACTGCCTAGGTGTGTATTGATTACTATAACCAAATAAAATGAGTTTATGAGAATCGACTGATTCTACCAAGCCAGATTGTCAGTTTACCTACTTCTGCACAACTTATATTATTAGTACTGTTTAGCATTGTATAATAGTAATTACTAACTAATAGTATTTCTTTTTCCAGTGTCATGTGAAATACTTCGAGCGCATCTTATCAGATTTCAATGGTGAAAGTCCCCCCGGCAGGAGGTAAAATCTCTTTATTCAATTATTGAGTTCATTCTATAATATAGATTCAAGTTAAAAATAGACTTTGGGAAACTTTCAATCCGTTTGACCCATTCCACCTTATAGCTATATTTTATGATCTTGCCTATTTGAGATGAACAACGTGAACCAGTAAAACGTGTCGTATTTTTTCACTTCTCTGTAATAGTTGCTGAAGTTTTATTTCAGGTGAATGCTGAGGGGATTCCAGCTACATGAACGCCCTTATTGGGTCAGACCTTCGATTACCATCTCTGATCGTAATGGTAATATAACATTTTTACTTTCATATATGATGTTTGTGCAACATAACATCTCTTGATAATTTTCTATGAATTCAGCCAAGAAATGTTTTAATTACTATACATTAATTTCATTATAGGAATCTTGTTTACAAGCAAGCATCCAAAACAAAGAATCTTATGGTATCATATATGCATTTTTTCCTGGATCTGTACCTAAGAAAACTGCTTCTTAAGCTCATAAGAATTGTGCCCAATATTTTCAGCCTGAAGATTTTTGGATTCGAGCTTCAACGAAAGGGATTGTGGTTTTTGCTCTACTTGGGGAGTGTGGCCTGATAGAGTTAACGGGCGACTTATCGCCAAGGAGATTTTTACTGGTTGGTTAATAATTACCTATCCATTATATTATTATTTCATGAAAAATTGACATCTTACCATAAATATATCTGAAATTGGCATGTTTTGGTGACAACACAAATTATTGGTTATATGTTTCATTGTCGACGAAAGATTCTACAACATGTTACTAACTTGGTTATTTATCTTTGAATACAACAATGATGGAAAACATGGTTACTCTGAAGTGTtctgattttgatgattttgacAAGTTATGTAATGCACCATGTTGTCATACCTGAATTTTCGTATCTACTTTTAAATCTATTAATGTACACAAAATTGTAGCCATTTAGGATGCTAGGAACATCGATGCTTTAACTCTAAAGATATCATTTGGCTAGAGTGGCAAAATGGGTTGGTCAGTTACAAGCCCGAACAGGTTTGGGTCAGGACGAGCAACGTTATGTAGCCATTTGACGCGGGTGAAGTCGGGTCAGGTCGGGTTCGCCCACAAACATTTCTTGGTCTTTTTTCGTGAAACAACTATATATTTTGTAATATTATGATATCATTTATTAGACATTTAGGAGGTTTTATGAACTTTAGATGCACTTAGCGATTATTAACCCCTTTTGACATGTTTACGTTTTAGCTTAGGTAATTTGCGTTCTAATTATAAGACCTGTTAGGAAAtaaatttaacccaaattcacccatgtaCTCATGAACGGGTCATAATTGTCACCTCCACATTCAGGTTTTTGTCGTCTTGTTATTCTTTTCCTGTGGCTGACCAACCACCTTTTGTAGAGAAAATTACCCATCTTAGGATTCAAAGCTGAAATAGTGATGATCAAAATATGTTTTTCGTTTGTTTAATTATACTCTCATTCAAAGTCAATATAGTTTGCTTATTAATTGACTactcattttcatttttatttgtttacaatttaaattttaacattttattATATCCGAGGAAAAATTTATCGTTTGATTCAACTACCACGCATCACATGGGTTCAAACCTTAGGTTTTGAGTTTTGAATTTCAATTTTTCCATCATACATCGTGATgacaacaaaaaataaaaaataataatgatacattaCATTTGTCATGTAACATATACATCATATCATATTACGAAAATTAATCAATATGTATTTACTTCTTTCAATAAAATGAATACACAATCATTGCAGACATGCGTATTTGATTAAAAAAATGGATTAAAACCAATCATATTGGATGATAATGAGAATGATTCAAATACCACCAAGAATGTTGTTTATAAGAAAGTCTTGAGACGTATTTGACTGAGATGTAAATATTCTATGGTTATATATCCTTTAAATATTTTTTGTACATCtctaattatatatacttatagtaCAAACTAAATTCATTTTGACAACTAATATAAGCTTAATGGATAAAAAAGATTAACGTTGAGATTTAATGGTTTAAGGTTTAGGAATTGCTATTTAGAGTTTACGGTTTATGGTTTAcagtttaagatttagggtttagggttaagattttagaatttatgctttagggtttagtgtatagggtttacggtttagtgaTTAGGGTTTGAGGttaagggtttagagtttagagtttatgctttagagtttagggtttagtttttagaatttacggtatagggtttagtgtttatggtttagggtttagtgtttagggtctagatatagggtttagggtttggtgtgtagggtttagtgtatagggtttaggttttagagtttagggtttagattttagaatttatggtttagggtttagggtttagggtatagggtttagagtttagggtttagtgtgtagggttaagggttggtagtttagggtttagggtttacaggTTAGGGTTTAGAATTTAAAATTTAtggattagggtttagggtatagagtttagggtttagggtttagagtttatggtttagtatgtttaaggtgtaaatttagggtttaggttttaggcaGCGAGATATGTTGATTGAATTGCCGGTAGAAAATTAAGATCGGTAGGAGGAGTATTGGTACATAATATGTAGGAGGCCATAGATATATGCACAAAATTTACTCTTGTAGAAGTTCTGAAAGGACAAAAacattaataatatgttttattaaCTTATAAAGTATGAGATTACAAAAATTGAAATAAGTTATTCTAACTACATTTACATGAGTCAAATATaagtaatatatttttttatttttatttttgaaaatttgcagaaagaaaagaaaaaagcaaAGAATAGAGAATCAGTTATGAAACACCGCAAAAAAAAGGGTTCCAATTGTTATAATGACAATAGTAATTGTTAATTTCAAACTGTTATAATTAACGTACAATTATATTTTTCTATTGTAGCCGTACGTCACTAAGATGGAAGAAAACGTTATACAATTGAAAAGGGAAATACAACAAAAAAATGAAATACTACAAAATTTACTTTTTAATACATGTTCATCAAAAAATAGAAATTATACGAATTAATGACTTTCAATTCTCAATCCAtttacaattatattactaaaataTTATATCACATTTACAGATTTCCAGGGACCATGACCTCAATTGTGGTACatcttaatttaatataatttatattcttCGATCTTTTATAAAACAATACTATGTATACCTTATAAGTTTGTGTTTAAATATTTCTTGAAGATTCGATTAACTTTATCAGAAAGTATAGTGATTGGCTTGCTGAACATCACCAACGTATATTACAACTACGTAGAAGATTGATTGAAGAATTTATTGAAGACGACATTCTTCCGATTATCGAAAACATATTATCACATTTCTATAGCTTATTTAATATGAAAAAATTTGCTACTAAATTTGAtgtctttagtattacatatggtACTTGGATGTGTCCTACTCAGCGGTGTATAATGTGGATTGATGGATTACGTCCAACTGATATGCTATAGGCAAGTACACGAAACTATTTCTttaccttatttattattattggttttatattaactactttttcatatttcaatttcgagATTAACATACATTAACTTAATCTTGATTGTGACAGTTAATCAACAATCATATTGAAGTTTTTGGAACTAAACTTGAAAAAATGAAATCTTTAACAGCTGAAATTACGAACGAAGAGATTGCACTTACTACAAAATTTAGAGATTTAGAAGCCACAATATCAAATACTTTAACAGGGAAAGATTTTGTAAATAAAGGAGATGAAACAACAATGTCAAGTTATCACAATTCTATGTCATTTTTAGTTGGAAAGCTTATTATTATGCACAACTTTATGGATGAGGTATACTAAATCATAAACTTCATACGtcttttaaataattaaaaaaatattacaatattatgcattttatttataatataatgTTTCAATTCATTATAGGCTGACGAATTACGACAGAAGACTTTCTCAGGGATGCACAGAGTACTAACAACAAGACAAAGAGTTATGACATTCTTCACAATTCATGATCATCTAACAAGAATAGCTACATTGGCGAATATGCAGAAAAATACAACGAAGATTTGAGATAACCATCCATAATTCTTAATTTAATCGCTCAAAACTACATAATGATATCTGAGATGATTATTTAATTTGAATCAAAATTTtgtgtttttatttatttgttagtacattttgaaactttaaaaatttgaATCCCCTATAAAATACTTGGTTTAAGGTTCATCATAGACTTAATAATAGTTCGTTAGTACATTTTGAAACTTTAAATATTTAAGCCCCTAAAAAACATTTGATTTAATGTTCAAATAGACATAATAATagtttttttaatttatatatttaattttatagctTAAATGAATAGATCCTTTAAAAATTTCGCGAAACCGCGAGTCTttaactttatatttatatataaaattgcaTAACAATCtatctatattctatattatatataataacaaagtcaacttttactaatcaattttaaaaaaatttaaatggaGAAAAAATAACCATTGGATCAAAAATGAACTTTCAATCTCAACCATTAAATTACGTGATCACTCAACAATTGTCTCTCTCATCTATTTCAACTTTTGAGTGCCAATACTACCCTAACCCGGTTCAAATATCAATAGCTTATATCGCTAAATAACAATACAAAAACCTTCATCACTTAAAAAAACCTTTAATCGACTCTTTCTGAAACCTTCAATCGACAAAATATCAAGGATCGAAATTTAAATCAATCTCCACCATTAAAAGGCTTGATTAGGCAACAAGTTTATTCAACGGGGTCGTCGTATTctgcagcgatatttttttttatgCTGTATTTAAGGTGGGGTTTCTGTTTTATATATAGAAGATGAAGAAACAAGGAAACGAAAATGTAAGGGTAATATCTTCTCCAGACGATTAATCTCATTAAGGTAAAAGTAAACATGCCAATGATACCCCATAGTCTTAAAATCGATTTAGAATATAAGTAGATTTGACATATTTCAACTTCATTGATCAAACTTATTACAAAATTTTGTATTGTATAATCCCGCGAAATTGCGGGTTATAAACTAATATTTTTTATTCGTATCCTTTCTAATTACCGTAATTGTTTCTTCTTTTTGATTGATTAATAAAGTGAGTTTTTACTGTAAAACCGAGTGTAATGATCCGCCCCGGCCCATATTGATGCTAATTGCAAATGATTTACTCAACCCATTTAAATATTATCCGTTTTATCTGGTCCATTAATGAGGTAGGTATTTTATCTACTTGACAATGTTACCTTAACATTAGATTACTTGGTTTAAATTTATAAACATGACATaaaatataacaacaacaacaacaaaacccgatACCACATGAGttgtgtatggggaggtgagatgtagacaatccttcccctatccgagaaataaagacaagtcatttctccacccagagtgaaacactctcaagagtagagaaagtcatccctctctttattcgacggataaagagattgcttctgaGAGGACCTCCGACCTTTAAGTAGGTAAAAgtttttttattaaataaaataaaaatacagaataaaaataataatagacgccatgaaaatggtagaatcaaaatttccatgggttttaatttCCGTGacataaaatataagttttagtttaTTGAATTTTTACTATATAAATTCAGACACATACCATAATTGTAAAACTAACTAATTATTTCATTTTTTGATTGATTAATAAAGTCATCTTCTACACGGTTGAAACCGAGTGTAATGATTCGCCCCGGCTCATGTTGATGTTAATTGCAAATGGTTTACTCAGTCCATTTTAAATATTATAGGTCTAATCTGGTCCGTTAACTAGGTAAGTATATTATCTATTTGACATTGTTACCTTAACACtgtatattagattttataaacatGACATAAATATATAAGCTTTAGTGAACTTTTAGCATATAAATTCAGATACATACTATAATTGTGAAATTAGCAATTTTCTTCAGGggttgtttgg
The window above is part of the Rutidosis leptorrhynchoides isolate AG116_Rl617_1_P2 chromosome 1, CSIRO_AGI_Rlap_v1, whole genome shotgun sequence genome. Proteins encoded here:
- the LOC139851405 gene encoding transcription factor TGA2.1-like, producing MDYVQLICYRQLINNHIEVFGTKLEKMKSLTAEITNEEIALTTKFRDLEATISNTLTGKDFVNKGDETTMSSYHNSMSFLVGKLIIMHNFMDEADELRQKTFSGMHRVLTTRQRVMTFFTIHDHLTRIATLANMQKNTTKI